Proteins encoded in a region of the Acidobacteriota bacterium genome:
- a CDS encoding peptidase S10 produces MMTKFVKRLVAVLILACGICLPTQAQQGRPQGATPEGRSPEGRAAAAEIPREEWSVTEHTIQINGQTIPYKASAGTTLLKNDAGEPTGLIYSVAYTRSDVKDLSTRPVAFLYNGGPGSATMWLHMGAFGPRRAWTVNGEFTPPAPYKLVDNTESLLDKTDLVFIDAMGTGYSHAAGKAQERDFYGVDEDAAAFGQFINTYISRNDRWNSPKLLIGESYGTFRSAVLGNLLQNRYNIHLNGICLISSVLDLATITFAAGDDRPYIFYLPSYAAVAWYHKALKNRPASVTDFVEEARKYAQTEYADALFKGSTLTAAQKAAVAKKLSYFTGLGEDYLLKANLRPRLNQFNVELLRSRGLTSGRIDARFTGYTGNLLAETDQGDPEGPAVGGAYTALVNMYNHDELKFGKDKQYKNRSGGGGWNWNRTAGGFRGGGGGGGFPSAPNSQNDLTQAMITNPKLLVQVENGYYDMATPFFATEFTMSHLGLPAELQKNVKLNYYNSGHMMYLQDEDRVKLHNNIADFIERATGLGAKP; encoded by the coding sequence ATGATGACAAAGTTCGTGAAACGATTGGTCGCAGTTCTGATACTCGCTTGCGGCATCTGTCTGCCAACGCAAGCGCAGCAGGGCAGACCACAAGGAGCGACGCCCGAAGGCAGGTCGCCGGAAGGCCGTGCCGCCGCTGCGGAAATTCCGCGCGAAGAATGGTCCGTCACCGAGCACACAATTCAAATCAATGGCCAAACCATTCCGTACAAAGCCAGCGCCGGAACCACGCTGCTGAAAAACGATGCAGGCGAACCGACAGGGCTGATCTATTCGGTCGCTTACACGCGCAGCGATGTCAAAGACCTCAGCACGCGCCCGGTGGCGTTTTTGTACAATGGTGGCCCCGGTTCGGCGACGATGTGGTTGCACATGGGAGCGTTCGGGCCGCGTCGCGCCTGGACAGTGAACGGCGAATTTACGCCGCCCGCGCCTTACAAATTGGTGGACAACACCGAAAGCCTGCTGGACAAAACCGATCTGGTGTTTATTGACGCGATGGGCACAGGATACAGCCACGCGGCGGGCAAAGCCCAAGAGCGCGATTTTTACGGCGTGGACGAAGACGCGGCGGCGTTTGGCCAATTCATCAACACGTACATCAGCCGTAATGACCGCTGGAATTCGCCGAAGCTTCTGATTGGCGAAAGCTACGGGACGTTTCGCTCGGCGGTGCTGGGGAATCTGCTGCAAAATCGCTACAACATCCATTTGAACGGCATTTGTTTGATCTCTTCTGTGCTTGACCTGGCCACGATCACGTTTGCCGCGGGCGATGATCGGCCGTACATCTTTTACCTGCCGAGTTACGCCGCCGTCGCGTGGTACCACAAGGCGCTCAAAAATCGTCCTGCCAGTGTGACAGATTTCGTTGAAGAAGCGCGCAAATACGCACAGACGGAATATGCCGACGCGCTGTTCAAAGGCAGCACGTTGACCGCCGCGCAGAAGGCAGCGGTGGCCAAAAAGCTTTCTTATTTCACGGGCCTCGGCGAAGACTATTTGCTGAAAGCGAATCTGCGTCCCAGGTTGAACCAGTTCAACGTCGAACTGCTGCGCAGCCGTGGGCTGACCAGTGGCCGCATTGATGCGCGCTTCACCGGGTACACGGGCAATTTGCTGGCGGAAACCGATCAGGGCGACCCCGAAGGGCCAGCGGTCGGCGGCGCGTATACGGCGCTCGTCAATATGTACAACCATGACGAATTGAAATTTGGTAAAGACAAACAATATAAAAATCGCAGCGGTGGAGGCGGTTGGAATTGGAACCGCACCGCTGGCGGATTCCGTGGAGGCGGCGGCGGAGGCGGTTTCCCCAGCGCGCCAAATTCTCAAAACGATTTGACGCAGGCGATGATCACCAATCCGAAATTGTTGGTGCAGGTGGAAAACGGGTATTACGACATGGCGACACCATTTTTCGCGACCGAATTCACGATGTCGCATCTGGGTTTGCCAGCAGAACTGCAAAAGAACGTCAAACTGAATTATTACAATTCGGGACACATGATGTATTTGCAGGATGAAGACCGCGTTAAGTTGCACAACAACATCGCGGATTTCATCGAACGCGCGACCGGTTTGGGCGCAAAGCCTTAA
- a CDS encoding DUF3574 domain-containing protein: protein MTHLNQYLLRRFFAPALIFASLLSPALEAKTKPQRTNAQPAASQQQKAATETWRRTELFFGCSKPDGSTISEKQFQQFVSAEITPRFPSGLTVMPSRGQYLDSTGTIIKERSMQIILFYPANLRDANRKIEEIRAAYKQSFQQESVLRVDTLALVSF, encoded by the coding sequence ATGACCCATTTGAACCAATATCTGCTTCGTCGTTTTTTTGCTCCGGCTTTGATCTTTGCATCGCTGCTTTCGCCCGCGCTGGAAGCCAAAACGAAACCCCAGCGCACCAACGCGCAACCCGCCGCCAGCCAACAACAAAAAGCCGCGACCGAAACCTGGCGGCGGACGGAATTGTTTTTTGGCTGCTCGAAACCCGACGGTTCGACTATCAGCGAAAAACAGTTTCAGCAATTTGTCAGCGCCGAAATCACCCCGCGCTTTCCCAGCGGACTGACCGTCATGCCTAGCCGAGGCCAATATCTGGATTCGACTGGCACGATCATCAAGGAGCGCTCAATGCAGATTATTTTGTTTTACCCGGCGAATCTGCGCGACGCCAATCGCAAAATCGAAGAGATTCGCGCGGCGTACAAACAAAGCTTTCAGCAAGAATCCGTGCTGCGCGTGGACACTTTGGCGCTGGTTTCCTTTTGA
- a CDS encoding MaoC family dehydratase, with product MPARVINSLEELRSLVGQEVGVGDWLEVTQERINQFADATGDHQWIHVDVERAKKETPFGTTIAHGFLTLSLMVELMAKTVQVKIPAKMGINYGLNKVRFVSVVPAGSKIRARIALNNLEDFSGGHQMTWGVTIEREGGDKPACVAEWLTRTYV from the coding sequence ATGCCAGCAAGAGTAATCAACAGTTTGGAAGAATTGCGGTCGCTGGTCGGCCAGGAAGTCGGCGTCGGCGACTGGCTGGAAGTGACGCAGGAGCGCATCAATCAGTTTGCCGACGCGACGGGCGATCATCAGTGGATTCACGTGGATGTCGAGCGCGCGAAGAAAGAAACGCCGTTTGGTACGACTATCGCCCACGGATTTTTGACTTTGTCGCTAATGGTCGAACTGATGGCCAAAACCGTCCAGGTCAAAATTCCCGCCAAAATGGGTATTAACTACGGATTGAACAAAGTCCGCTTTGTGTCCGTTGTTCCCGCCGGATCGAAAATTCGCGCGCGCATTGCGCTCAACAACCTGGAAGATTTTTCCGGTGGCCACCAAATGACCTGGGGCGTGACCATCGAGCGCGAAGGCGGCGACAAACCGGCATGCGTCGCGGAATGGCTGACGCGAACTTACGTTTAA
- a CDS encoding DUF2834 domain-containing protein: protein MQRTLLIITFVLFGSLTAVALWQHGYWGIIAPHFQSFGAGQVLADLVIALTLAMVWMWRDAKATGRNPWPWIVATLALGSFGPLFYLLTRKSAVKAG from the coding sequence ATGCAACGGACGCTGTTAATTATCACATTTGTTTTGTTTGGATCGCTTACCGCAGTCGCACTTTGGCAACATGGATATTGGGGCATCATCGCGCCACATTTTCAGAGCTTCGGCGCAGGACAGGTTTTGGCGGATTTGGTTATCGCGCTCACGCTGGCCATGGTTTGGATGTGGCGCGATGCCAAAGCGACAGGTCGCAATCCCTGGCCCTGGATCGTTGCAACGCTGGCATTGGGATCGTTTGGGCCTTTATTTTACCTGCTGACGCGCAAATCAGCGGTAAAAGCGGGGTAA
- a CDS encoding phytanoyl-CoA dioxygenase family protein, which produces MRQINFDLTDAERRQLDEEGILVLENFASPERVAGLRTRIAELYAEQGEQAGAEFKQEPDTDRLANLVNHGEVFERAMAEPKLLACVEQVLGTEFKLSSLNARSVRPHSAWSQPLHCDTGALPDEQGNSVCNIVWMLDDFTTENGAPRYVPGTHRAGKLPQEVLADPIEPHPEEKLLTGRAGTVLVMNAHLWHGGTANKTDKPRLALHCFYCRRDQPQQQYQKQLLSQQVQQDLREELRWLLALDDPLNDTLSSQFSGRSGFMK; this is translated from the coding sequence ATGAGGCAGATAAATTTTGATTTGACAGATGCAGAACGGCGGCAATTGGATGAAGAAGGGATTCTGGTGCTGGAAAATTTTGCTTCGCCGGAACGGGTTGCCGGGCTGCGAACTCGCATTGCCGAACTATATGCCGAACAGGGAGAGCAGGCAGGAGCAGAATTCAAACAGGAACCGGACACAGACCGGCTGGCCAATCTGGTCAATCACGGAGAAGTGTTTGAGCGCGCGATGGCCGAGCCGAAATTGCTGGCCTGTGTCGAACAGGTGCTCGGCACGGAATTCAAGCTGAGCAGTTTGAATGCGCGCTCAGTGCGACCGCATTCCGCCTGGTCGCAACCGCTGCATTGCGACACAGGCGCATTGCCGGACGAGCAAGGCAATTCAGTCTGCAACATCGTCTGGATGCTGGATGATTTCACGACCGAAAACGGCGCGCCGCGGTATGTGCCCGGTACGCATCGCGCAGGGAAATTGCCGCAAGAAGTGTTAGCCGATCCAATTGAGCCGCACCCGGAGGAAAAGCTTCTAACCGGACGGGCTGGAACCGTTCTGGTGATGAACGCGCATTTGTGGCACGGCGGCACGGCGAACAAAACCGACAAGCCGCGCCTGGCGTTGCACTGTTTTTATTGCCGCCGCGACCAACCCCAGCAGCAGTATCAAAAACAACTGTTGAGCCAACAGGTTCAACAAGACTTGCGCGAAGAGTTGCGCTGGCTGCTTGCGCTGGATGATCCGCTGAATGATACACTCAGTTCGCAATTCAGCGGTCGTAGCGGTTTTATGAAATGA
- a CDS encoding phosphotransferase family protein → MPTQTDTAPVRSGEELNWSALEAYLHEHLPSRLDGEPFDPNASFEVEQFPGGHSNLTYCVRFGGLEFVMRRPPFGPVAPTAHDMPREFRLLAAIHPHFKLAPKPYLLCEDPAVIGAPFYLMERRRGIVVRQTVPPEIGDDQALRHKISESLVDTLADLHAVDIQTTGLVNIGKPVGFVKRQVEGWANRWERSKTTELLEMTEARAWLLERLPAEPERHTLVHNDYKLDNLMLDAAEPSHLVAILDWEMCTVGDPLIDLGLLLCYWPQADDEELFADSLRSVTMLPGWMTRAEIVERYAARSGRDVSNIAYYHIFAVFKLAVVIQQIYYRYHVGQTQDKRFADFDKRVAALAAMAHKMIQTQE, encoded by the coding sequence ATGCCGACACAAACAGACACCGCGCCAGTTCGTTCCGGCGAAGAACTGAATTGGAGCGCACTCGAAGCCTATCTTCACGAACATCTGCCTTCGCGGCTCGACGGTGAACCGTTCGATCCGAACGCAAGCTTTGAAGTCGAACAATTTCCGGGCGGGCATTCCAACCTGACGTATTGCGTGCGATTCGGCGGATTGGAATTCGTCATGCGGCGACCTCCGTTTGGTCCCGTAGCGCCAACGGCACACGACATGCCCCGCGAATTTCGATTGCTGGCGGCGATTCATCCGCATTTCAAACTTGCGCCAAAACCCTATCTGCTTTGCGAAGATCCCGCAGTCATCGGCGCGCCGTTTTACCTGATGGAACGTCGCCGAGGCATTGTCGTTCGGCAAACCGTTCCGCCGGAAATTGGCGACGATCAGGCGTTGCGCCACAAAATCAGCGAAAGCCTGGTGGATACGCTCGCGGATTTGCATGCCGTGGACATTCAAACAACAGGGTTGGTCAACATTGGCAAACCGGTTGGCTTCGTCAAACGGCAGGTCGAAGGTTGGGCGAATCGTTGGGAACGTTCCAAAACGACGGAGCTTCTCGAAATGACCGAAGCGCGCGCGTGGTTGCTGGAACGATTGCCCGCCGAACCCGAACGCCACACACTGGTTCACAATGATTACAAATTGGATAATTTGATGCTGGATGCGGCGGAGCCTTCGCACTTGGTGGCGATTCTGGATTGGGAAATGTGCACGGTCGGCGACCCGCTGATTGATTTGGGCTTGCTGCTTTGTTACTGGCCGCAGGCAGACGACGAAGAATTGTTTGCCGACAGTTTGCGCAGCGTGACGATGTTGCCCGGTTGGATGACGCGCGCGGAAATTGTCGAGCGATACGCCGCGCGGTCAGGCCGCGACGTGTCGAACATTGCGTATTACCACATCTTTGCGGTGTTCAAATTGGCGGTCGTCATTCAACAGATTTATTACCGCTATCACGTCGGGCAAACGCAGGATAAACGCTTTGCCGATTTCGACAAACGCGTCGCCGCGTTGGCCGCGATGGCGCACAAAATGATTCAAACGCAAGAGTAG
- a CDS encoding HNH endonuclease, with protein sequence MPINAELREQVRARANFACEYCGVTETYAGGLLTIDHYQPQQKGGDDSLENLLYCCYRCNQYKLDYWPSTSDFPQLWHPQCEPFDRHFLLLADGVLHALTPAAAFTITRLRLNRAPLVAHRLHQLCEAEQQGLLKRYEELLGSLRSLAGQQAVLLTEQQKLLREQHSLLALLLRQREEG encoded by the coding sequence ATGCCAATCAATGCCGAACTTCGTGAGCAAGTCCGCGCGCGGGCAAATTTTGCCTGTGAGTATTGCGGCGTCACGGAAACGTACGCAGGCGGTTTGCTGACGATTGACCATTACCAGCCCCAACAAAAAGGCGGCGATGACAGCCTGGAAAACCTGCTTTATTGCTGTTATCGGTGCAATCAATACAAGCTCGATTATTGGCCGAGCACGTCCGATTTCCCGCAACTTTGGCATCCACAATGCGAACCATTCGACCGGCATTTTCTGTTGCTGGCAGATGGTGTGCTGCACGCGTTGACTCCGGCAGCAGCTTTCACCATAACGCGATTGCGGCTGAATCGTGCGCCATTGGTTGCGCATCGGCTACATCAACTTTGCGAAGCCGAGCAACAGGGGTTGCTGAAACGCTACGAAGAGTTGCTCGGTTCGTTGAGGTCGTTGGCCGGGCAGCAAGCCGTTTTGTTGACAGAGCAACAGAAGCTTTTGCGGGAACAGCATTCGCTGTTGGCGTTGCTCTTACGGCAACGAGAAGAGGGATAG
- a CDS encoding DUF2889 domain-containing protein has translation MRFFIPISSSNYLRTFEAEIDVTAENEIFVRGVMSDHRFAFEHAWTVRTPAYEIVEAAATQIAGDSAEFDPELCNRYAGIAGIRVGRGFSKGVVSALGRLPGANEHLLMAIDMARVAQQVYQYTPEFDAQFPYAESGTTEAAYIAWQKDRAYMNLANSCYAYRDETEATFATQEVVCGFDSALTRPKPGDKRVFWRTKSLSVQLTNSGYECESFMQDRIHDIKINFDLSREGVISDARSRGSRLPYHGICETPHQRTPGLNGLQVTADFIRQFADQVGGASGCTHLFDLSIDCLRLFRFGE, from the coding sequence ATGCGATTTTTCATCCCAATTTCTTCGTCGAATTATCTGCGAACCTTTGAAGCCGAAATTGATGTGACGGCGGAAAACGAAATCTTCGTGCGCGGCGTGATGAGCGATCACCGCTTCGCGTTTGAACACGCCTGGACGGTTCGCACGCCCGCGTATGAAATCGTCGAAGCGGCAGCGACGCAGATTGCCGGCGACAGCGCCGAATTCGACCCTGAACTCTGCAACCGTTATGCGGGCATCGCCGGAATCCGCGTCGGGCGAGGTTTTTCCAAAGGCGTCGTTTCAGCGCTCGGGCGTTTGCCTGGGGCCAACGAACATTTGTTGATGGCAATTGATATGGCCCGCGTCGCGCAGCAGGTGTATCAGTACACCCCGGAATTTGACGCCCAATTTCCTTACGCCGAAAGCGGCACGACCGAAGCCGCCTACATCGCCTGGCAAAAAGACCGTGCATATATGAACCTGGCAAATTCCTGTTACGCTTACCGCGACGAAACTGAGGCGACTTTCGCCACGCAAGAAGTCGTCTGCGGATTCGATTCCGCGCTGACGCGTCCCAAACCGGGCGACAAACGCGTTTTCTGGCGCACCAAAAGCCTTTCGGTGCAACTGACCAACAGCGGCTACGAATGCGAAAGCTTTATGCAGGACCGCATTCACGACATCAAAATCAACTTCGATTTGTCGCGCGAAGGCGTCATTTCCGACGCCCGCAGCCGAGGATCGCGCCTGCCGTATCACGGCATCTGCGAAACGCCACATCAACGCACGCCGGGTTTGAACGGATTGCAGGTCACCGCAGATTTCATCCGCCAATTCGCCGACCAGGTCGGCGGCGCTTCGGGCTGCACACACTTGTTCGACCTTTCGATTGATTGTTTGCGGCTGTTCCGCTTTGGTGAATGA
- a CDS encoding pantoate--beta-alanine ligase has product MEIITKAAKMRLISRKLWTEERSIGFVPTMGALHEGHLSMVRDARRMSDIVIVSIFVNPSQFDSGKEFESYPRDLARDADQLAPIDVDYIFAPSAEELYPPGFSSYVEVEGLSHKLEGQSRPGHLRGVMTALNILLNIVHPQYVFVGQRDAQQAAMVKKMVRDLHLPVEVVVTAIARESDGLAYSSRNQWLSPEERQAAPVLYRALHLSEEMFADGERRAGKILKAVRKEIEKVPLAKIDYLAITDTEKLDPLDDLENQKALVSVAAQFGRTRLIDNVVLKDPRLKGKTGMLKLG; this is encoded by the coding sequence ATGGAGATCATTACCAAAGCCGCGAAAATGCGGTTAATTTCCCGGAAGCTTTGGACGGAGGAACGATCCATAGGGTTTGTCCCCACAATGGGCGCGCTGCACGAAGGCCATCTGAGCATGGTTCGCGACGCGCGGCGAATGTCCGACATCGTCATCGTTTCGATCTTTGTCAATCCATCGCAGTTCGATTCCGGCAAGGAGTTTGAAAGTTATCCCCGCGATTTGGCACGGGATGCCGACCAGCTTGCGCCTATTGACGTGGATTATATTTTCGCCCCCAGCGCGGAAGAGTTATACCCGCCAGGCTTTTCCAGCTATGTCGAAGTCGAAGGATTGAGTCATAAGTTGGAAGGGCAATCTCGTCCGGGACACCTGCGCGGAGTGATGACCGCGCTGAACATCTTGCTGAACATTGTTCATCCTCAATATGTTTTTGTCGGCCAGCGCGATGCTCAACAAGCGGCAATGGTCAAAAAGATGGTGCGCGATCTTCATCTGCCCGTGGAAGTGGTGGTGACCGCCATTGCCCGCGAATCTGACGGTCTGGCCTATTCTTCCCGGAACCAATGGCTTTCCCCGGAAGAGCGCCAAGCTGCTCCGGTGTTATACAGAGCATTGCACTTGTCCGAAGAAATGTTTGCCGATGGCGAACGTCGAGCCGGAAAAATACTGAAAGCAGTTCGCAAGGAAATTGAAAAGGTGCCGTTGGCCAAAATTGATTATCTGGCCATCACCGACACCGAAAAGCTCGACCCATTGGATGATCTGGAAAACCAAAAAGCGCTGGTTTCGGTCGCCGCACAATTCGGGCGCACTCGGCTGATTGATAATGTTGTCCTGAAAGACCCCAGGCTGAAAGGGAAAACTGGAATGCTGAAACTCGGATAA
- a CDS encoding RNA polymerase sigma factor: MEISKQEVFLVLRAQAGDREALDELLKLVQEPLFRYIASLVGARSLAEDILQEVFILIYRKLNWLREPELFRPWAYRIATRETFRHLKRERRWSDSGVDEATLADVPAPTRDSLTPELIAQLVEQISPASRAVIVLHYLHEMQLDEIADVLGLALGTVKSRLAYGLGSLRKLIINQ, translated from the coding sequence ATGGAAATTTCCAAACAGGAAGTCTTCTTGGTTTTGCGCGCGCAGGCTGGGGACCGTGAAGCCCTGGATGAATTGCTCAAACTCGTCCAGGAACCGTTGTTTCGGTACATCGCCAGCCTGGTCGGCGCACGCTCGCTGGCCGAAGACATCCTGCAGGAAGTATTCATCCTCATTTATCGCAAGTTGAACTGGTTGCGCGAACCGGAATTGTTTCGCCCGTGGGCGTATCGCATCGCCACGCGCGAAACGTTCCGGCATTTGAAACGCGAACGGCGCTGGTCGGATTCCGGCGTTGACGAAGCGACGCTGGCGGATGTGCCTGCACCAACGCGCGACAGCCTGACGCCGGAACTGATCGCACAACTGGTCGAACAGATTTCCCCCGCCAGCCGAGCTGTCATTGTTCTGCATTACCTGCACGAAATGCAGTTGGATGAAATTGCGGATGTGTTGGGTTTGGCGCTTGGCACGGTCAAATCCCGGCTGGCTTACGGGCTCGGCAGCTTGCGGAAACTGATCATCAACCAATGA
- a CDS encoding Dabb family protein — protein MNSIPRRVLLGCAVLVIFSVGVVIGQNKFGQPKSVLHIVTVKWKEGTTDAQKQKAIDGVKTLASKYNGIKNIWLKPLKVQGTDAVMVMEFKDEAALKAYVDTPAQKEWYEVYLPIRGQSQTHDITN, from the coding sequence ATGAATTCGATTCCTCGTCGTGTGCTCTTAGGCTGCGCCGTGCTGGTGATTTTTTCTGTTGGCGTGGTCATCGGCCAGAACAAATTCGGCCAGCCGAAAAGTGTTCTGCACATTGTCACAGTCAAATGGAAAGAAGGAACCACGGACGCCCAAAAACAGAAAGCTATTGACGGCGTCAAAACGCTGGCATCGAAATACAACGGCATCAAAAACATTTGGTTGAAACCGCTCAAAGTCCAGGGCACAGACGCTGTGATGGTCATGGAGTTCAAAGACGAGGCGGCGCTCAAAGCGTATGTTGACACTCCGGCGCAGAAAGAATGGTATGAAGTTTATTTGCCCATTCGCGGCCAAAGCCAAACGCACGACATTACCAACTAA
- a CDS encoding MFS transporter yields MSTPATAPKPESVHPTATESAAVEAEPKKSTLGRVFHAFSYRDFKLLWFGAFTSSAGTWLQEAALTWILYYLTHDILYLAILPVFSTGPVILFTLLGGVIADRIDRRRILLASQWTQLTCACVLSVLAFMHAPTMMLVWSALALSFITGCAQAFGGPAYQALIPTLVEKKDLPNAIALNSIQFHLARVVGPTVGNIPFRFINEQLLAAAISFGINGISFLAVIVALLSLNVRYIPTGGSGGGMRSEMTEGLRFVWHQEALRSLTFLSFISTFLGMQVTVFFAYFAGDVFKTGGAGNGTLISISGAGAVTGALIVAALGNVNSKGRLAMIMQIAFGLTIIGFTLSTSVWIAYPIIFVASVFMMFVFSMIASLVQLIVTDEMRGRVMSIYMLSFRGGAPLGAVVTKMLARHYSLTKVLMIEGALLSIIALAFLLSPSKVKDH; encoded by the coding sequence ATGAGTACTCCCGCCACCGCACCCAAACCAGAAAGCGTTCATCCGACAGCGACTGAATCCGCTGCTGTCGAAGCCGAGCCGAAAAAAAGCACTTTGGGGCGAGTTTTCCATGCGTTCAGTTACAGGGATTTCAAGCTGCTCTGGTTCGGCGCGTTTACTTCCAGCGCGGGCACCTGGTTGCAAGAAGCGGCGCTGACCTGGATTCTCTATTACCTGACCCACGACATTCTTTACCTGGCGATCCTGCCGGTATTCAGCACTGGCCCCGTCATTCTTTTCACACTGCTCGGCGGAGTCATCGCGGATCGAATTGATCGTCGCCGCATCCTGCTGGCATCGCAATGGACACAGTTGACCTGCGCCTGTGTGCTGTCAGTGCTGGCGTTTATGCACGCGCCAACGATGATGCTGGTTTGGAGCGCGCTGGCGTTATCCTTTATTACCGGATGCGCTCAAGCATTCGGCGGTCCGGCGTATCAGGCCTTGATTCCTACGCTGGTGGAAAAGAAGGATTTGCCGAACGCGATTGCCCTGAATTCCATTCAGTTTCATCTGGCGCGCGTCGTCGGGCCAACCGTCGGCAACATTCCGTTCCGCTTCATCAATGAACAATTGCTGGCCGCGGCCATCAGCTTTGGCATCAATGGCATTTCCTTTCTGGCCGTGATCGTCGCCTTGCTGTCGTTAAACGTTCGCTACATCCCGACCGGCGGCAGTGGTGGCGGCATGCGCAGCGAAATGACTGAAGGATTGCGGTTCGTCTGGCATCAGGAAGCATTGCGGTCGCTGACGTTTCTTTCCTTTATTTCGACTTTTCTGGGAATGCAGGTGACGGTTTTCTTCGCCTACTTTGCGGGTGACGTGTTCAAAACCGGCGGAGCGGGCAACGGCACTTTGATTTCCATTTCCGGTGCGGGCGCAGTGACCGGGGCGTTAATTGTCGCCGCTCTGGGCAACGTCAATTCCAAAGGCCGTTTGGCGATGATCATGCAGATCGCGTTCGGATTGACGATCATTGGGTTCACGCTCAGCACCTCGGTCTGGATCGCCTATCCCATCATTTTCGTCGCCAGCGTGTTCATGATGTTCGTGTTTTCGATGATTGCTTCGCTGGTGCAACTGATCGTGACGGACGAAATGCGCGGCCGGGTGATGAGCATTTATATGCTCTCGTTTCGCGGCGGCGCTCCGCTGGGCGCGGTCGTCACTAAAATGCTGGCTCGACATTATTCCTTAACAAAGGTGCTGATGATCGAAGGCGCGTTGCTTTCAATCATCGCGCTTGCCTTTCTTCTTTCGCCATCAAAAGTCAAAGACCACTGA